One window of the Zea mays cultivar B73 chromosome 3, Zm-B73-REFERENCE-NAM-5.0, whole genome shotgun sequence genome contains the following:
- the LOC100304381 gene encoding UDP-glycosyltransferase 88F3-like → MEATAAETGLAQRPVVLYPSPGMGHLVSMIELGKLLGARGLPVTIVVVEPPFNTGATAPFLAGVSAANPSISFHRLPKVERLPLVSTKHQEALTFEVIRVSNPHLREFLAAATPAVLVVDFFCSIALDVAEELRVPAYFFFTSGAEVLAFFLHLPALHERATASFQDMGEEPVQVPGIPPFPATHAILPVMERDDAAYDGFVKGCADLCRSQGVLVNTFRLLEQRAVETVAAGHCTPPGLPTPPIYCIGPLIKSEEVLGKGGEECLAWLDAQPRASVVLLCFGSIGRFSAEQIREVAAGLEASRQRFLWVVRAPPSDDPAKKFEKPPEPDLDALLPEGFLARTKDRGLVVKSWAPQRDVLAHASVGGFVTHCGWNSVLEAIMAGVPMVAWPLYAEQRLNRVFLEKEMQLAVAVAGYDSDKGLVPAEEVAAKVRWIMDSEGGRMLRERTLAAMRQAKDALREGGESEATLAGLVDDWKRT, encoded by the coding sequence ATGGAGGCCACCGCCGCCGAGACGGGGCTCGCCCAGAGACCGGTTGTGCTGTACCCGTCACCAGGGATGGGCCACCTGGTCTCCATGATCGAGCTCGGCAAGCTCCTCGGCGCGCGGGGGCTGCCCGTCACAATCGTCGTCGTCGAGCCGCCCTTCAACACGGGCGCCACGGCGCCTTTCCTCGCCGGCGTCTCCGCCGCCAACCCGTCCATCTCCTTCCACCGCCTGCCCAAGGTGGAGCGCCTCCCTCTCGTCAGTACCAAGCACCAGGAGGCGCTCACCTTCGAGGTCATCCGCGTCTCCAACCCGCACCTCCGCGAGTTCCTGGCCGCCGCGACCCCGGCCGTGCTCGTCGTCGACTTCTTCTGCAGCATCGCGCTGGACGTGGCGGAGGAGCTCCGCGTGCCGGCCTACTTCTTCTTCACCTCGGGCGCCGAGGTCCTGGCCTTCTTCCTGCACCTCCCGGCGCTCCACGAGCGGGCCACGGCGAGCTTCCAGGACATGGGGGAGGAGCCCGTGCAGGTGCCCGGCATCCCGCCGTTCCCGGCGACGCACGCCATCCTGCCCGTCATGGAGCGCGACGACGCGGCTTACGACGGCTTCGTCAAGGGTTGCGCCGACCTCTGCCGCTCCCAGGGCGTCCTCGTCAACACGTTCCGCCTGCTGGAGCAGCGCGCCGTCGAGACCGTGGCCGCGGGCCACTGCACGCCCCCCGGCCTCCCGACCCCGCCCATCTACTGCATCGGGCCGCTCATCAAATCGGAGGAGGTGCTGGGCAAGGGCGGCGAGGAGTGCCTGGCGTGGCTGGACGCGCAGCCCAGGGCCAGCGTGGTGCTCCTCTGCTTCGGCAGCATCGGCCGGTTCAGCGCCGAGCAGATAAGGGAGGTGGCGGCCGGCCTGGAAGCCAGCCGGCAGCGCTTCCTGTGGGTGGTCCGGGCGCCGCCCAGCGACGATCCGGCCAAGAAGTTCGAGAAGCCGCCGGAGCCGGACCTGGACGCGCTCCTCCCGGAGGGTTTCTTGGCCAGGACCAAGGACAGGGGCCTCGTCGTCAAGTCGTGGGCACCGCAGCGGGACGTGCTAGCGCACGCGTCCGTTGGCGGCTTCGTCACGCACTGCGGCTGGAACTCGGTCCTGGAGGCGATCATGGCGGGCGTGCCGATGGTGGCGTGGCCGCTCTACGCGGAGCAGCGGCTCAATCGGGTGTTCCTGGAGAAGGAGATGCAGCTGGCCGTGGCCGTGGCAGGGTACGACAGCGACAAGGGCCTCGTGCCGGCCGAGGAGGTTGCTGCGAAGGTGCGTTGGATCATGGACTCCGAAGGCGGGAGGATGCTCCGGGAGCGCACGCTGGCGGCCATGCGGCAGGCCAAGGACGCGCTGCGCGAGGGCGGTGAATCGGAGGCCACACTGGCCGGGCTGGTGGACGACTGGAAACGTACTTGA